The Terracoccus luteus genome includes a region encoding these proteins:
- a CDS encoding glycerophosphodiester phosphodiesterase has product MRRSSIMLTVSVAVAALVPVAAATSSAALGLRPATTTADTVSTLTAGRAEGAAPLVIGHRGASGYRPEHTLASYELAARMGADFIEPDLVSTKDGVLVARHEPEIGGTTDVADHPEFADRRVTKMLDGVAVTGWWTTDFTLAELKTLRAKERLPLIRQENTLWDERFEVPTFEEVLTLRERLSRELRRPIGVYPETKHPTFFKQLGLALEPRVVRALRTHDLDRRNAPVFVQSFELTNLGTLRNLYGLRVPLVFLTSASGAPYDLVARGDPRTYADLTTAPSLRKLARTINGLGPDKAQVIPRNADGTLAASATSLVTDAHAAGLQVHPYTFRAENTFLPVDYRTGTSDADFGRALDEQVRYLETGIDGLFTDQPDIGVAARDAFVAEQSRAAAGERRAS; this is encoded by the coding sequence ATGAGACGATCCTCCATCATGCTCACCGTGTCCGTCGCCGTCGCCGCGCTCGTCCCGGTGGCCGCCGCCACGTCGTCGGCGGCCCTCGGCCTGCGCCCGGCCACGACCACCGCCGACACGGTGTCGACCCTCACCGCCGGTCGCGCGGAGGGCGCCGCCCCCCTCGTCATCGGGCACCGCGGCGCCTCCGGCTACCGCCCCGAGCACACCCTCGCCAGCTACGAGCTGGCCGCCCGCATGGGCGCCGACTTCATCGAGCCCGACCTCGTCTCGACGAAGGACGGCGTGCTCGTCGCCCGGCACGAGCCGGAGATCGGCGGCACGACCGACGTCGCCGACCACCCCGAGTTCGCCGACCGTCGCGTGACGAAGATGCTCGACGGCGTCGCCGTCACGGGCTGGTGGACCACCGACTTCACCCTCGCCGAGCTCAAGACGCTGCGCGCCAAGGAGCGACTGCCGCTCATCCGGCAGGAGAACACCCTGTGGGACGAGCGGTTCGAGGTCCCGACGTTCGAGGAGGTGCTCACCCTGCGCGAGCGCCTGAGCCGCGAGCTGCGCCGGCCCATCGGCGTCTACCCCGAGACCAAGCACCCGACGTTCTTCAAGCAGCTCGGCCTCGCCCTCGAGCCCAGGGTGGTGCGCGCCCTGCGCACGCACGACCTCGACCGGCGCAACGCCCCGGTCTTCGTGCAGTCGTTCGAGCTGACCAACCTCGGCACCCTGCGCAACCTCTACGGCCTGCGCGTCCCGCTCGTCTTCCTCACCTCCGCGAGCGGCGCCCCCTACGACCTCGTCGCCAGGGGTGACCCGCGCACCTACGCCGACCTCACGACGGCGCCGAGCCTCAGGAAGCTCGCCCGCACCATCAACGGGCTCGGCCCCGACAAGGCACAGGTCATCCCGCGCAACGCCGACGGCACCCTCGCGGCGTCCGCCACGAGCCTCGTCACCGACGCCCACGCCGCCGGTCTTCAGGTGCACCCGTACACCTTCCGGGCCGAGAACACCTTCCTGCCCGTCGACTACCGCACCGGCACGTCGGACGCCGACTTCGGCCGCGCCCTCGACGAGCAGGTGCGCTACCTCGAGACCGGCATCGACGGACTCTTCACCGACCAGCCCGACATCGGGGTGGCCGCCCGCGACGCGTTCGTCGCCGAGCAGTCGCGCGCCGCGGCAGGGGAGCGGCGGGCCTCCTGA
- the argG gene encoding argininosuccinate synthase translates to MSKVLTSLPVGQRVGIAFSGGLDTSVAVAWMREKGAVPCTYTADLGQYDETDIDSVPGRAGQYGAEISRLVDCKAALVEEGLSAIACGAFHIRSGGKTYFNTTPLGRVVTGTLLVRAMQDDDVSIWGDGSTFKGNDIERFYRYGLMANPALRIYKPWLDAEFVSELGGRHEMSQWLTARDLPYRASAEKAYSTDANIWGATHEAKTLELLDESMEVVEPIMGVRFWDPSVAVETEDVTVRWERGRPVAINGQTFPDAVALVDEANRVGGRHGLGMSDQIENRIIEAKSRGVYEAPAMALLHLTYERLLNAIHNEDTVANYHAEGRKLGRLLYEGRWLDPQSLMVRESLQRWVASAVTGEVTVRLRRGDDWSVVNTTGPAFSYHPEKLSMERTEDAAFGPVDRIGQLTMRNLDIADSRAKLELYAAQGLLGRDATDLVGELAPGGAAAITANPAASDGDGDDALDRAAMEFGTD, encoded by the coding sequence ATGTCCAAGGTACTCACGTCGCTCCCCGTCGGCCAACGAGTCGGGATCGCCTTCTCCGGCGGCCTCGACACCTCCGTGGCGGTGGCGTGGATGCGCGAGAAGGGCGCGGTGCCGTGCACCTACACCGCCGACCTCGGGCAGTACGACGAGACCGACATCGACTCGGTGCCGGGCCGCGCCGGCCAGTACGGCGCCGAGATCAGCCGACTCGTCGACTGCAAGGCCGCCCTCGTCGAAGAAGGCCTGTCGGCCATCGCCTGCGGTGCGTTCCACATCCGCAGCGGCGGCAAGACGTACTTCAACACGACGCCCCTGGGTCGCGTCGTCACCGGCACCCTGCTCGTGCGGGCGATGCAGGACGACGACGTCAGCATCTGGGGCGACGGCTCGACCTTCAAGGGCAACGACATCGAGCGGTTCTACCGGTACGGCCTCATGGCCAACCCGGCGCTGCGCATCTACAAGCCCTGGCTCGACGCGGAGTTCGTGTCCGAGCTCGGTGGGCGCCACGAGATGTCGCAGTGGCTGACGGCGCGCGACCTGCCCTACCGCGCCAGCGCCGAGAAGGCCTACTCGACCGACGCCAACATCTGGGGCGCCACGCACGAGGCGAAGACGCTCGAGCTGCTCGACGAGTCGATGGAGGTCGTCGAGCCGATCATGGGCGTGCGCTTCTGGGACCCGTCGGTCGCCGTCGAGACCGAGGACGTCACCGTGCGCTGGGAGCGCGGCCGCCCCGTCGCGATCAACGGCCAGACCTTCCCGGATGCCGTGGCGCTCGTCGACGAGGCCAACCGGGTCGGCGGTCGGCACGGTCTCGGGATGAGCGACCAGATCGAGAACCGCATCATCGAGGCGAAGTCGCGCGGCGTCTACGAGGCGCCGGCGATGGCGCTGCTGCACCTGACGTACGAGCGGCTGCTCAACGCCATCCACAACGAGGACACCGTCGCGAACTACCACGCGGAGGGGCGCAAGCTGGGTCGCCTTCTCTACGAGGGTCGCTGGCTCGACCCGCAGTCGCTCATGGTGCGCGAGTCGCTGCAGCGATGGGTGGCCTCGGCCGTCACCGGCGAGGTGACGGTGCGCCTGCGCCGGGGTGACGACTGGTCCGTCGTCAACACGACCGGTCCGGCCTTCAGCTACCACCCCGAGAAGCTGTCGATGGAGCGCACCGAGGACGCCGCGTTCGGCCCCGTCGACCGCATCGGGCAGCTGACGATGCGCAACCTCGACATCGCCGACTCCCGGGCCAAGCTCGAGCTCTACGCCGCGCAGGGCCTGCTCGGCCGCGACGCCACCGACCTCGTCGGCGAGCTGGCACCCGGCGGTGCCGCGGCCATCACGGCCAACCCCGCGGCATCCGACGGTGACGGCGACGACGCGCTCGACCGCGCCGCCATGGAGTTCGGCACCGACTGA
- the aceE gene encoding pyruvate dehydrogenase (acetyl-transferring), homodimeric type — protein MASEAGPILNGIPSQLPDIDPDETQEWLDSLDAVLDEQGRTRARYIMLKLIERARQQQVGVPSLTATDYINTIPPEREAWFPGDEDVEREFRRYIRWNAAVMVHRAQRPGIGVGGHISTYASAATLYEVGMNHFFRGKDHEGGGDQIYFQGHASPGMYARSFLEGHLSEADLDGFRQEKSHVVDGKVEAVPSYPHPRLMPDYWEFPTVSMGIGPMNAIYQAQFNKYLHNRGIKDTSQQDVWAFLGDGEMDEPESRGLLQLAANEELDNLTFVVNCNLQRLDGPVRGNGKIIQELEAFFRGAGWNVIKVVWGRGWDPLLAADRDGALVHIMNDTSDGDYQTFRANDGKYVRDHFFARDPRTAKMVEKWTDESIYWDLKRGGHDYRKVYAAYQAARQHTGQPTVILAKTIKGYGLGSHFAGRNATHQMKKMTLDDLKAFRDSLRIPITDEQLEADPYQPPYFHPGPDSDVVKYSVDRRRKLGGTLPSRRVQFEPVKLPGDEAYAQVKKGSGKQEVATTMAFVRLLKDLLRDKEFGKRIVPIIPDEARTFGMDAFFPTIKIYNPNGQNYTPVDAELMLAYRENVSGQILHLGINEAGSLAAFTAAGTSYATHGQPMIPVYVFYSMFGFQRTGDSIWAAADQMSRGFLIGATAGRTTLTGEGLQHADGHSPLLASTNPAVVHYDPAYAYEIAHIMQHGLSVMYGEGSTPDEANKIYYLTVYNEPIVQPKEPEGVDVEGIVRGMHKIARADTSGWTHDAPKAQLLGSGVGVPWALEAQQLLADDWGVAADVWSVTSWNELRRDGLEADAQEFLRPDEERRVPWVTQCLEGTEGPVVGVSDYMRAVQDQIREWVPGTYATLGADGFGFSDTRAAARRFFHIDGPSVAVRTLQLLARDGKVDADVPAKAAAKYRLDDVTAGTSGNAGGES, from the coding sequence GTGGCATCCGAAGCCGGCCCGATCCTCAACGGAATCCCCAGCCAGCTGCCCGACATCGACCCCGACGAGACGCAGGAGTGGCTCGACTCGCTCGACGCCGTCCTCGACGAGCAGGGGCGCACCCGAGCGCGCTACATCATGCTCAAGCTCATCGAGCGGGCGCGCCAGCAGCAGGTCGGGGTCCCCTCCCTCACGGCGACGGACTACATCAACACGATCCCGCCGGAGCGTGAGGCCTGGTTCCCGGGTGACGAGGACGTCGAGCGCGAGTTCCGGCGCTACATCCGATGGAACGCCGCGGTCATGGTGCACCGCGCGCAGCGTCCCGGCATCGGCGTCGGCGGCCACATCTCCACCTACGCGAGCGCCGCGACGCTCTACGAGGTGGGCATGAACCACTTCTTCCGCGGCAAGGACCACGAGGGTGGCGGCGACCAGATCTACTTCCAGGGCCACGCCTCCCCCGGCATGTACGCCCGCAGCTTCCTCGAGGGCCACCTCAGCGAGGCCGACCTCGACGGCTTCCGCCAGGAGAAGAGCCACGTCGTCGACGGCAAGGTCGAGGCGGTCCCGAGCTACCCGCACCCGCGCCTCATGCCCGACTACTGGGAGTTCCCCACGGTCTCGATGGGCATCGGGCCGATGAACGCGATCTACCAGGCGCAGTTCAACAAGTACCTGCACAACCGCGGGATCAAGGACACCAGCCAGCAGGACGTCTGGGCCTTCCTCGGCGACGGCGAGATGGACGAGCCCGAGTCGCGCGGCCTGCTGCAGCTCGCGGCGAACGAGGAGCTCGACAACCTCACCTTCGTCGTCAACTGCAACCTGCAGCGCCTCGACGGGCCGGTCCGCGGCAACGGCAAGATCATCCAGGAGCTGGAGGCGTTCTTCCGCGGCGCCGGCTGGAACGTCATCAAGGTCGTGTGGGGCCGCGGGTGGGACCCGCTGCTCGCCGCCGACCGCGACGGCGCGCTCGTGCACATCATGAACGACACGAGCGACGGCGACTACCAGACCTTCCGCGCCAACGACGGCAAGTACGTGCGCGACCACTTCTTCGCCCGCGACCCCCGCACCGCGAAGATGGTCGAGAAGTGGACCGACGAGTCGATCTACTGGGACCTCAAGCGTGGTGGCCACGACTACCGCAAGGTCTACGCCGCCTACCAGGCCGCACGTCAGCACACCGGCCAGCCGACCGTCATCCTCGCCAAGACCATCAAGGGCTACGGCCTCGGCTCGCACTTCGCGGGCCGCAACGCCACGCACCAGATGAAGAAGATGACGCTGGACGACCTGAAGGCCTTCCGCGACAGCCTGCGCATCCCGATCACGGACGAGCAGCTCGAGGCCGACCCGTACCAGCCGCCGTACTTCCACCCCGGCCCCGACAGCGACGTCGTCAAGTACTCGGTCGACCGCCGGCGCAAGCTCGGCGGCACGCTGCCCAGCCGCCGCGTGCAGTTCGAGCCGGTCAAGCTGCCCGGCGACGAGGCCTACGCCCAGGTGAAGAAGGGCTCGGGCAAGCAGGAGGTCGCCACGACGATGGCGTTCGTGCGCCTGCTCAAGGACCTGCTGCGCGACAAGGAGTTCGGCAAGCGCATCGTGCCGATCATCCCCGACGAGGCCCGCACGTTCGGCATGGACGCGTTCTTCCCGACGATCAAGATCTACAACCCCAACGGGCAGAACTACACCCCCGTCGACGCCGAGCTCATGCTCGCCTACCGCGAGAACGTCTCGGGCCAGATCCTGCACCTCGGCATCAACGAGGCCGGCTCGCTGGCGGCGTTCACCGCGGCCGGCACGTCGTACGCGACGCACGGCCAGCCGATGATCCCGGTCTACGTCTTCTACTCGATGTTCGGGTTCCAGCGCACCGGCGACTCCATCTGGGCGGCCGCCGACCAGATGAGCCGTGGGTTCCTCATCGGCGCCACGGCCGGTCGCACGACCCTGACGGGCGAGGGCCTGCAGCACGCCGACGGCCACAGCCCGCTGCTCGCCTCGACGAACCCGGCGGTCGTGCACTACGACCCGGCGTACGCCTACGAGATCGCGCACATCATGCAGCACGGCCTCTCGGTGATGTACGGCGAGGGCTCGACGCCCGACGAGGCGAACAAGATCTACTACCTCACCGTCTACAACGAGCCGATCGTGCAGCCCAAGGAGCCCGAGGGCGTCGACGTCGAGGGCATCGTGCGCGGCATGCACAAGATCGCCCGGGCCGACACGAGCGGCTGGACCCACGACGCGCCGAAGGCCCAGCTCCTCGGCTCCGGTGTCGGGGTGCCGTGGGCGCTCGAGGCGCAGCAGCTGCTCGCCGACGACTGGGGCGTCGCCGCCGACGTGTGGTCGGTGACGTCGTGGAACGAGCTGCGCCGTGACGGCCTCGAGGCCGACGCCCAGGAGTTCCTGCGCCCCGACGAGGAGCGCCGGGTGCCGTGGGTGACCCAGTGCCTCGAGGGCACCGAGGGGCCCGTGGTCGGCGTGTCCGACTACATGCGCGCGGTGCAGGACCAGATCCGCGAGTGGGTCCCCGGCACGTACGCGACCCTGGGCGCCGACGGCTTCGGCTTCAGCGACACCCGCGCCGCGGCCCGCCGGTTCTTCCACATCGACGGCCCGTCCGTCGCGGTGCGCACGCTGCAGCTGCTCGCCCGTGACGGAAAGGTCGACGCCGACGTGCCCGCCAAGGCGGCCGCGAAGTACAGGCTCGACGACGTCACCGCCGGCACGTCGGGCAACGCGGGCGGCGAGAGCTGA
- a CDS encoding DUF3052 domain-containing protein → MGETAGAGPLAKLGFATGQTIQEFGYDDDVDDDLRFDIEDAVGSELVDEDFNEGADGVLIWYRDGDDDLVDLLVDGVTKLFDQGFVVLCTPKAGRPDHVQASDVEEAASTAGLQTGGAVNVAADWTATRLMPPKGPRR, encoded by the coding sequence GTGGGCGAGACCGCGGGAGCGGGGCCCCTCGCGAAGCTGGGCTTCGCCACGGGGCAGACCATCCAGGAGTTCGGCTACGACGACGACGTCGACGACGACCTGCGTTTCGACATCGAGGATGCCGTCGGCAGCGAGCTCGTGGACGAGGACTTCAACGAGGGCGCCGACGGCGTGCTCATCTGGTACCGCGACGGCGACGACGACCTCGTCGACCTGCTCGTCGACGGCGTCACCAAGCTCTTCGACCAGGGGTTCGTCGTGCTCTGCACGCCGAAGGCAGGTCGCCCCGACCACGTCCAGGCCAGCGACGTCGAGGAGGCCGCGTCGACGGCCGGCCTGCAGACCGGTGGCGCCGTCAACGTCGCCGCCGACTGGACCGCGACGCGTCTCATGCCGCCCAAGGGGCCGCGCCGCTGA
- a CDS encoding redoxin domain-containing protein, with protein sequence MIPTDTAETAETPAGAVLDGRPPCSGAPSGRAATTAHPGVPAVGELAPTFVLPDQYGAEVGLADVRGAKNAVVVFYPFAFSGICTGELRAVRDGLEDFQSDDIQVFAVSCDPMFSLRTFADAEGHFFPLLSDFWPHGAVTRAYGVLNEADGSPLRGTFLVDRDGVLVWSEVNQPGEGRDFVAYREALGRLRSRRPATVS encoded by the coding sequence ATGATCCCGACCGACACGGCTGAGACGGCTGAGACGCCGGCAGGGGCGGTCCTCGACGGTCGCCCGCCCTGCTCCGGTGCGCCGTCCGGTCGTGCTGCGACGACCGCCCACCCGGGGGTGCCCGCGGTGGGCGAGCTCGCACCGACGTTCGTCCTGCCCGACCAGTACGGCGCCGAGGTCGGCCTCGCCGACGTGCGAGGGGCCAAGAACGCGGTCGTCGTCTTCTACCCCTTCGCCTTCTCCGGCATCTGCACCGGCGAGCTGCGGGCCGTGCGCGACGGGCTGGAGGACTTCCAGAGCGACGACATCCAGGTCTTCGCCGTGTCGTGCGACCCGATGTTCTCGCTGCGCACCTTCGCCGACGCCGAGGGCCACTTCTTTCCCCTCCTGTCCGACTTCTGGCCCCACGGCGCGGTGACCCGCGCCTACGGCGTGCTCAACGAGGCCGACGGGTCACCCCTGCGCGGCACCTTCCTCGTCGACCGCGACGGGGTGCTCGTGTGGTCGGAGGTCAACCAGCCCGGCGAGGGCCGTGACTTCGTCGCCTACCGCGAGGCCCTCGGGCGGCTGCGCTCGCGCCGACCGGCGACCGTCTCCTGA
- a CDS encoding Nif3-like dinuclear metal center hexameric protein — MTDLLLRDVVEALDGLYPPGSAAGWDQVGLVAGDLDQPVRRVLLALDPTLAVVDEAVEWGADLVVTHHPLLLRGIHSVATTDAKGATLTRLVTAGVALFNAHTNADVAQPGVSSVLADALGLQERRPLSTETMRDGRSWPLGWVGELADPVTLADFADAVARALPDSVGGIRVAGDPGGTVRTVAVLGGSGDDRFADVERAGADVYVTADLRHHPVLEAREQARGGPPYLVDAGHWATESLWLADVRERLLAVVSEEGAAPVRVEARVSRVRTEPWTFVVGANAAQPHPGGAP; from the coding sequence GTGACCGACCTCCTGCTGCGCGACGTCGTCGAGGCCCTCGACGGGCTGTACCCCCCGGGCAGCGCGGCCGGGTGGGACCAGGTCGGGCTCGTCGCGGGCGACCTCGACCAGCCGGTGCGCCGGGTGCTGCTCGCGCTCGACCCGACCCTCGCCGTCGTCGACGAGGCCGTCGAGTGGGGGGCCGACCTCGTCGTCACCCACCACCCGCTGCTGCTGCGCGGCATCCACTCGGTGGCCACCACCGACGCGAAGGGGGCCACGCTGACGCGGCTCGTCACCGCGGGGGTGGCCCTCTTCAACGCCCACACCAACGCCGACGTGGCGCAGCCGGGGGTGTCGTCCGTGCTCGCCGACGCGCTGGGGCTGCAGGAACGGCGGCCGCTGTCGACCGAGACGATGCGCGACGGGAGGTCGTGGCCGCTCGGCTGGGTCGGTGAGCTCGCCGACCCGGTGACCCTCGCCGACTTCGCCGACGCGGTGGCCCGCGCCCTGCCCGACTCGGTCGGCGGCATCCGGGTCGCGGGCGACCCCGGTGGCACGGTGCGCACGGTCGCCGTCCTCGGCGGGTCGGGCGACGACCGCTTCGCCGACGTCGAGCGCGCCGGCGCCGACGTGTACGTCACCGCCGACCTGCGCCACCACCCCGTCCTCGAGGCGCGCGAGCAGGCCCGTGGCGGGCCGCCCTACCTCGTGGATGCCGGTCACTGGGCCACCGAGTCCCTGTGGCTCGCGGACGTGCGCGAGCGGCTGCTCGCCGTGGTGTCGGAGGAGGGCGCCGCACCGGTTAGGGTCGAGGCCAGAGTCTCGCGCGTGCGCACCGAGCCGTGGACCTTCGTCGTCGGTGCGAACGCCGCCCAGCCCCACCCCGGAGGTGCGCCCTGA
- a CDS encoding zinc ribbon domain-containing protein, with product MDLRRRCERRPAPPRRCALKADPSRQRRLLDLQAIDTRIDQIRHARTHLPQLAAVEAARGELGRLDTEVVNARTAADDVRRELSKSEQDVQLVRDRATRNQSRLDAGQGSAKDLQALQHELTSLARRQAELEDIEIEVMERSETLTARVGELEARRSEVAERLAGLEDERDEALQKLDAEAETVSSGRPEVVAGVGADLEALYEKIRTSSGGFAAAELKHRRCGGCRLELNNVDLSRIRSAAPDEVVRCEECRRIMVRTDESGL from the coding sequence GTGGACCTTCGTCGTCGGTGCGAACGCCGCCCAGCCCCACCCCGGAGGTGCGCCCTGAAAGCCGACCCGTCACGCCAGCGGCGCCTGCTCGACCTGCAGGCGATCGACACCCGGATCGACCAGATCCGTCATGCCCGCACCCACCTGCCGCAGCTCGCGGCCGTGGAGGCGGCGCGCGGTGAGCTGGGCCGGCTCGACACCGAGGTCGTCAACGCCCGCACCGCGGCCGACGACGTGCGGCGCGAGCTCTCGAAGTCGGAGCAGGACGTGCAGCTCGTCCGCGACCGTGCGACGCGCAACCAGTCGCGCCTCGACGCCGGGCAGGGTTCGGCCAAGGACCTCCAGGCGCTGCAGCACGAGCTGACGTCGCTCGCCCGCCGCCAGGCCGAGCTCGAGGACATCGAGATCGAGGTCATGGAGCGCTCGGAGACCCTCACCGCGAGGGTCGGTGAGCTCGAGGCCCGCCGGTCGGAGGTGGCCGAGCGGCTCGCCGGGCTCGAGGACGAGCGCGACGAGGCCCTGCAGAAGCTCGACGCCGAGGCCGAGACCGTCTCGAGCGGGCGGCCCGAGGTCGTCGCGGGCGTCGGGGCCGACCTCGAGGCGCTGTACGAGAAGATCCGCACGAGCAGCGGCGGCTTCGCCGCCGCCGAGCTCAAGCACCGCCGCTGCGGCGGCTGCCGGCTCGAGCTCAACAACGTCGACCTGTCGCGGATCCGTTCGGCGGCCCCCGACGAGGTCGTCCGCTGCGAGGAGTGCCGTCGCATCATGGTCCGCACCGACGAGTCGGGGTTGTGA
- a CDS encoding reverse transcriptase-like protein, with protein MEADGGSRGNPGVAGYGALVRDPRTRAVLVELAEPLGKQSNNVAEYSGLIAGLKAARDIDSGADVLARMDSKLVVEQMSGRWKIKHEDMRRLALEARDVCAEISAAGGSVSFEWIPRERNKDADALSNEGMDGHSVHRVLDGAGDDDSGDDGADGGATAGGDYGPLGDDRDELRDEDTGADAGQGLRLLLVQVPADEAAAARTARAVRHLVGDAPVVLPGAGGPRTGRTAGAAADAAVAALARSVSDAGSTTREDPRWSAPVDDADAAQGGHTSEQASDRASDRDALAAYRDLVRTGGTAVVVTTRRGVLTVVAEVLGLPTDRFWALATAPGSLSGVEVWPDGTASVAFTNRTDHLG; from the coding sequence GTGGAGGCCGACGGCGGTTCCCGGGGCAACCCCGGCGTCGCCGGCTACGGGGCGCTGGTGCGCGACCCGCGCACCCGCGCGGTCCTCGTCGAGCTCGCCGAGCCGCTCGGCAAGCAGAGCAACAACGTCGCCGAGTACTCCGGCCTCATCGCGGGGCTGAAGGCCGCGCGGGACATCGACTCCGGCGCCGACGTGCTGGCCCGCATGGACTCCAAGCTCGTCGTCGAGCAGATGTCGGGCCGCTGGAAGATCAAGCACGAGGACATGCGACGTCTCGCCCTCGAGGCCCGCGACGTCTGTGCCGAGATCTCGGCCGCCGGCGGATCGGTGTCGTTCGAGTGGATCCCCCGTGAGCGCAACAAGGATGCCGACGCGCTGAGCAACGAGGGCATGGACGGTCACTCGGTGCACCGCGTCCTGGACGGTGCCGGCGACGACGACAGCGGTGACGATGGCGCCGACGGTGGCGCGACCGCCGGCGGCGATTACGGCCCCCTGGGTGACGACCGTGACGAACTGCGCGACGAGGACACCGGGGCCGACGCCGGGCAGGGTCTGCGGCTGCTGCTCGTTCAGGTGCCCGCCGACGAGGCCGCGGCCGCGCGCACGGCTCGGGCGGTACGCCACCTCGTCGGCGACGCCCCGGTCGTGCTGCCGGGTGCCGGCGGCCCTCGAACCGGCCGGACCGCCGGAGCCGCTGCGGACGCAGCGGTGGCCGCCCTGGCGCGGTCGGTGTCGGACGCGGGCAGCACCACCCGCGAGGACCCGCGGTGGTCCGCCCCTGTCGACGACGCCGACGCGGCGCAGGGCGGGCACACGTCCGAGCAGGCCTCCGACCGCGCCTCCGACCGTGACGCGCTGGCCGCCTACCGCGACCTCGTCCGCACGGGCGGCACCGCCGTCGTCGTGACGACCCGGCGGGGCGTGCTCACCGTCGTCGCCGAGGTGCTCGGGCTGCCCACCGACCGGTTCTGGGCGCTGGCGACGGCACCGGGCAGCCTGTCCGGCGTCGAGGTGTGGCCCGACGGCACGGCATCCGTCGCTTTCACCAACCGGACGGACCACCTCGGCTGA
- a CDS encoding rhodanese-like domain-containing protein, giving the protein MSYAGDVTPEQAWAALSDRPDAVLVDVRTAAEWSYVGLPDLRSVGKEVVRVEWQRWPDGAVNTSFTDQLTQLGVGQDAPVFFLCRSGVRSVAAAEAAAAAGWSHAHNVLEGFEGPHDEEHHRTVSGWKVAGLPWVQG; this is encoded by the coding sequence ATGAGCTACGCCGGTGACGTCACCCCCGAGCAGGCCTGGGCCGCTCTCTCGGACCGACCGGACGCCGTCCTCGTCGACGTGCGCACGGCCGCCGAGTGGTCGTACGTCGGGCTGCCCGACCTGCGGTCGGTCGGCAAGGAGGTCGTGCGCGTCGAGTGGCAGCGCTGGCCCGACGGAGCGGTGAACACGTCCTTCACGGACCAGCTCACGCAGCTGGGTGTCGGCCAGGACGCGCCGGTCTTCTTCCTCTGCCGGTCGGGCGTCCGGTCGGTCGCCGCCGCCGAGGCCGCGGCCGCCGCCGGGTGGTCGCACGCGCACAACGTGCTCGAGGGCTTCGAGGGCCCGCACGACGAGGAGCACCACCGCACCGTGTCGGGCTGGAAGGTCGCCGGGCTGCCGTGGGTGCAGGGATGA